In a genomic window of Halalkalibacillus sediminis:
- a CDS encoding polysaccharide deacetylase family protein, translated as MLILLIACEEESSEEPADAPQKDESEQREDTSSSEEPAEEADDADEPSSQEEQKALEINTDLDLDSYPTESTEWGENVTGVKNKLATDEQVVALTFDACGGPHGSKYDEELIEYLIDEEIPATLFVNKRWILSNEELFQELSDNPLFQIENHGTDHLPLSVEGKEAWGIEGTESPEDVYHEVVENHRLITDLTGQEPSNFRSGTAFYDEVAVEIVNDIGLEVVNFDILGDAGGTYSSDEVERSLLGATAGSIALLHMNQPESGTADGVKNAIPHMKEKGFEFVLLEEYDLE; from the coding sequence ATGCTTATATTGTTGATAGCTTGTGAGGAAGAATCCTCCGAAGAACCGGCTGATGCTCCACAAAAAGATGAAAGCGAACAGCGAGAAGACACCTCATCGAGTGAGGAACCCGCTGAGGAAGCAGACGATGCTGACGAACCCTCTTCCCAAGAGGAGCAAAAAGCACTTGAAATAAACACAGACCTGGACCTTGATTCATATCCCACTGAAAGCACAGAGTGGGGTGAGAATGTCACAGGTGTAAAAAACAAATTAGCAACTGATGAACAGGTGGTTGCCCTTACATTCGATGCTTGCGGAGGTCCTCATGGAAGCAAATATGATGAGGAACTGATTGAATATTTGATAGATGAAGAGATTCCTGCGACTCTTTTTGTAAATAAAAGATGGATTCTCTCCAATGAAGAATTATTTCAAGAACTAAGTGATAACCCTCTATTCCAAATAGAGAATCATGGAACCGATCACCTACCATTATCTGTAGAGGGCAAAGAAGCTTGGGGCATTGAAGGCACTGAGTCACCGGAAGATGTTTATCACGAAGTCGTTGAAAATCATCGACTGATCACTGATTTGACTGGGCAAGAACCTAGTAACTTCCGATCAGGGACTGCATTTTATGATGAAGTCGCTGTAGAAATAGTGAATGACATAGGTCTTGAAGTAGTCAATTTCGATATCTTAGGTGATGCAGGTGGAACTTACTCAAGTGATGAGGTGGAACGTTCTTTACTGGGTGCCACCGCTGGGTCCATTGCGCTTTTGCATATGAATCAACCTGAGAGCGGTACCGCCGATGGAGTTAAAAACGCCATTCCTCATATGAAAGAAAAAGGTTTTGAATTTGTACTTTTAGAAGAATACGACCTCGAATGA
- a CDS encoding M3 family oligoendopeptidase gives MTQTTYPQVWDLDVFFKGGSESKELRNHLEKVKNRLDEFAKKLQSFETPTSSSQAGEIADLIEEGSDISLHIRQSGAFISCLEAQDMKDKKASALRSEVTELSATYGAAFNAFQQKLAQTEENVWKDLLNDERLKEWDFVLNEWRNKAQEQLSEDEESLISALSVDGYHAWGQMYNTIVGKMTVNVTVDGEEKELSVGQANNLLSHDDPEVRKDVYEKLEAAWKDQEDLFANTLNHLAGFRLNVYKKRGWENVLKEPLDINRMEQKTLDAMWGAISKHKDPFAKFLNRKAQLLGKEKLEWYDLGASTQSNKEKLSYDEGAQFILKHFEKFSPEMAKFSKRAFEEGWIEAEDRSGKRPGGFCTGFPLDEQSRIFMTYSGSMSNVATLAHELGHAFHSHALKTVHPLNRRYAMNVAETASTFAEMIVADASVKEASSEKDKIALLEDKIQRSVAFFMNIHSRFLFETRFYEERKNGFVPAERLNELTDEAQREAYKGAVQSTSPSYWSNKLHFHITGVPFYNFPYTFGYLFSLSIYAKALEEGTDYEEQYIALLRDTATMSVEDLAMKHLGEDITQEAFWEKGIELCKSDVDEYLSLTDK, from the coding sequence ATGACACAAACAACTTACCCACAAGTATGGGATTTAGATGTATTTTTCAAAGGTGGAAGTGAATCAAAAGAATTGCGTAACCACCTAGAGAAAGTTAAAAATCGATTAGATGAATTTGCGAAGAAACTACAATCATTTGAAACACCTACATCCAGTAGCCAAGCTGGTGAAATCGCAGACCTGATCGAAGAAGGATCCGATATCTCACTACATATTCGCCAGTCTGGAGCTTTCATCAGTTGTCTAGAAGCCCAGGACATGAAAGATAAAAAAGCTAGCGCTTTAAGAAGTGAAGTGACCGAATTATCAGCTACCTATGGCGCTGCATTTAATGCATTCCAACAAAAGCTTGCTCAGACAGAAGAGAATGTATGGAAAGACTTGCTTAATGATGAACGTTTAAAAGAGTGGGATTTTGTGCTAAACGAGTGGCGCAATAAAGCTCAAGAGCAGTTATCTGAAGATGAGGAATCATTGATCTCTGCCCTTTCGGTAGATGGTTATCATGCTTGGGGCCAAATGTATAACACGATTGTTGGAAAGATGACAGTCAATGTAACTGTTGATGGAGAAGAAAAAGAATTATCTGTCGGACAGGCTAACAATTTATTGTCCCACGATGACCCTGAAGTACGTAAAGATGTCTATGAAAAATTAGAAGCTGCTTGGAAGGATCAAGAAGATCTATTTGCCAATACACTCAATCATTTAGCTGGCTTCCGCTTGAACGTATACAAAAAGCGTGGCTGGGAGAATGTTTTGAAAGAGCCTTTGGACATCAACCGTATGGAACAAAAGACTTTAGATGCTATGTGGGGGGCCATTTCGAAGCATAAAGATCCATTCGCTAAATTCTTGAATCGCAAAGCTCAGTTGCTCGGTAAAGAAAAGTTGGAATGGTATGACCTCGGGGCTTCCACCCAATCGAATAAAGAGAAATTATCATATGATGAAGGAGCTCAATTCATCTTGAAGCATTTCGAGAAATTCAGCCCGGAAATGGCGAAGTTTTCGAAGCGTGCTTTCGAAGAAGGTTGGATTGAAGCTGAAGATCGTTCTGGAAAACGCCCTGGTGGATTCTGTACTGGTTTCCCATTAGACGAACAATCCCGAATTTTCATGACTTACAGTGGATCGATGTCTAATGTAGCGACATTAGCTCACGAATTAGGTCACGCATTCCACTCGCATGCTTTAAAAACGGTTCATCCTTTGAATCGCCGTTATGCGATGAATGTTGCTGAAACAGCATCAACTTTCGCTGAAATGATTGTTGCCGATGCATCTGTCAAAGAAGCATCATCTGAGAAAGATAAGATTGCTTTATTAGAAGATAAAATCCAACGAAGTGTTGCATTCTTCATGAATATCCATTCTCGTTTCTTATTCGAGACACGTTTCTATGAAGAGCGCAAAAATGGCTTTGTTCCAGCAGAGCGTCTGAACGAATTGACTGACGAAGCACAGCGTGAAGCATACAAAGGTGCGGTACAATCGACTAGCCCTAGTTATTGGTCGAACAAACTGCATTTCCATATAACTGGTGTACCATTCTACAACTTCCCGTACACATTCGGGTACCTTTTCTCGCTAAGTATTTATGCAAAAGCTTTAGAGGAAGGTACTGATTATGAGGAACAATACATCGCACTTCTTAGGGACACAGCTACAATGTCTGTTGAAGATCTAGCGATGAAGCACCTAGGAGAAGACATCACTCAAGAAGCATTCTGGGAAAAAGGAATCGAACTTTGCAAAAGTGATGTCGATGAATATTTATCACTCACTGATAAATAA
- a CDS encoding GNAT family N-acetyltransferase, whose amino-acid sequence MIRAATRTDLQAIGEMIERVKLKMKQEGIEQWDEHYPTVKHYEEDLHNGRLYVFDSDGSIRGVICISDQGHHEYEEIPWTYDEPYYCLKRLAVDPLAQNEGIGHQFYQFAEKVAMDNGVYYICTDTNEHNPSAQKLFIKSGYNLVQTAAIGGHETNYCYYEKKLNP is encoded by the coding sequence ATGATCAGAGCAGCGACGAGAACTGACTTGCAGGCGATCGGAGAAATGATCGAGCGAGTTAAATTGAAGATGAAACAAGAAGGTATTGAGCAATGGGATGAGCATTACCCGACGGTTAAACATTATGAAGAAGATTTACATAACGGTAGGTTATACGTATTCGATAGTGATGGAAGTATACGTGGAGTTATCTGTATAAGTGATCAAGGGCACCATGAGTACGAAGAAATTCCCTGGACGTATGACGAACCCTACTACTGTCTGAAGAGGTTAGCAGTTGATCCTTTAGCCCAAAATGAAGGAATTGGTCATCAATTTTATCAATTCGCAGAAAAAGTGGCGATGGACAACGGAGTTTATTATATTTGTACCGATACCAACGAACATAATCCCTCAGCCCAAAAGTTATTTATCAAATCAGGGTATAACCTAGTGCAAACTGCTGCTATTGGAGGACACGAGACCAATTACTGTTATTACGAAAAGAAATTGAATCCATGA
- a CDS encoding ArsR/SmtB family transcription factor, translated as MKLPNCTSEVSEESLQHIYKELASVPTESVAKLFKVLSDETRVKIAHALTIEKELCVCDVAAITETTVASTSHHLRTLKKHGLAKVRRKGKNVYYSLDDHHVHDLIKIAVEHQEELEE; from the coding sequence ATGAAATTACCGAATTGTACATCAGAAGTAAGCGAAGAATCACTTCAACATATATATAAAGAACTAGCATCGGTACCCACAGAAAGTGTAGCAAAGCTGTTCAAGGTTTTATCTGACGAAACAAGAGTAAAAATCGCCCATGCATTAACAATTGAAAAGGAACTGTGTGTCTGCGATGTCGCTGCCATCACTGAAACGACAGTGGCATCAACTTCTCACCATTTAAGAACACTAAAGAAACACGGTTTAGCAAAGGTACGTCGTAAAGGTAAAAATGTTTATTATTCCCTCGACGACCACCATGTCCATGATCTGATTAAAATCGCAGTCGAACACCAGGAAGAATTGGAGGAATAA
- a CDS encoding heavy metal translocating P-type ATPase: protein MTLAKETYYVQGMSCTSCAQTFENNVKNLKTVENADVNFGASKITVHGSASIEELEKAGAFENLQVSTQLSEKEAMNIHSILRDHWNVLTSFLLLLVGLVGFFTLGDEHPLTIGTFLAAIVIGGYDLLIAGAKNLVKLRFDMKTLMTIAVIGAIIIGEWVEASIVVILFAISEALEKFSMDQARSSIQSLIKLAPNEATVRRGGEEFVVNVDDLQKDDIVLVKPGEKLPIDGKIESGESSINQAAITGESMPIHKKVDDNVFAGTLNEEGFLEVRVTKLVKDTTLAKIIHMVEEAQNDKAPAQQFVDRFAKYYTPFIMLVALAVATLPPLFLSSGYELWIYQGLAVLVVGCPCALVISTPVAIVTAIGSAARNGVLIKGGAYLETLGKVKAIAFDKTGTITRGEPVVQQVEWVDSAVNQSDLLTAAYELEKRSQHPLAQSIMRYVDSEIERSQSLPVENFHSTTGKGIAGRIGNNHYKVGSPSMYENLSAEITTQIDQMRMSGQTVILLAKNDEVKALFGIADEIREHSPKVIEQLKRLGVKESILLTGDHNRTAQAISEKVGIKRYLADLLPDDKQDQIKKLQEEYGGVAMVGDGVNDAPALATSDVGIAMGGAGTDTALETADIALMGDDIEKLPFTVKLSRRALNIIKQNIAFALGIKIIALLLVVPGWLTLWIAILADVGATLLVTFNGMRLLKNERKAN, encoded by the coding sequence ATAACATTGGCTAAAGAAACTTATTATGTACAAGGAATGTCATGCACTTCATGTGCTCAAACGTTTGAAAATAACGTCAAAAATTTAAAGACAGTTGAAAATGCCGATGTTAACTTCGGCGCTTCTAAAATAACAGTACACGGCTCTGCCTCTATTGAGGAACTGGAGAAAGCTGGAGCCTTCGAAAACCTACAAGTTTCCACTCAATTGAGCGAGAAAGAAGCAATGAATATTCACTCGATCCTACGTGACCACTGGAATGTCCTTACTTCATTCCTTCTGCTATTGGTTGGCTTAGTGGGATTCTTTACATTGGGTGATGAACATCCGCTGACGATAGGAACTTTTTTAGCTGCAATCGTAATTGGTGGATATGACCTATTGATTGCAGGAGCCAAGAACCTAGTGAAGCTCAGGTTCGATATGAAAACATTGATGACCATTGCCGTGATCGGTGCAATTATAATTGGCGAATGGGTAGAAGCATCGATTGTCGTCATTTTATTCGCAATTAGTGAAGCATTAGAAAAATTTTCGATGGACCAAGCAAGATCTTCTATTCAATCACTGATTAAGTTGGCTCCGAATGAGGCGACGGTCCGCCGTGGTGGAGAGGAATTCGTAGTCAATGTCGATGATTTACAAAAAGACGATATCGTTCTCGTCAAACCTGGAGAAAAGCTACCGATTGACGGAAAGATAGAATCGGGAGAATCGTCTATAAACCAGGCTGCGATTACTGGTGAATCGATGCCTATTCATAAGAAGGTCGATGACAATGTTTTCGCAGGTACGTTGAACGAAGAAGGATTCCTTGAAGTACGTGTCACCAAACTCGTCAAAGACACGACGCTTGCTAAGATCATCCACATGGTTGAGGAAGCACAGAACGATAAAGCGCCAGCTCAACAATTCGTTGACCGTTTTGCAAAATACTATACTCCTTTCATTATGTTAGTAGCACTTGCTGTGGCAACTTTACCACCTCTTTTTCTATCAAGTGGATATGAACTGTGGATCTACCAAGGGCTTGCCGTTCTTGTGGTAGGTTGCCCATGTGCACTCGTCATATCAACACCTGTAGCAATTGTCACAGCGATTGGTAGCGCTGCTCGAAACGGGGTTCTGATCAAAGGTGGAGCCTATTTAGAAACTTTAGGAAAGGTCAAAGCGATCGCTTTCGACAAAACAGGAACAATCACTCGAGGCGAGCCTGTCGTGCAACAAGTAGAATGGGTGGATTCAGCTGTAAATCAATCAGATCTTCTCACTGCAGCTTATGAGTTGGAGAAACGTTCACAGCATCCATTAGCTCAATCAATCATGCGTTACGTAGATTCAGAGATAGAGCGATCACAATCACTTCCTGTTGAAAATTTTCATTCTACGACAGGAAAAGGAATAGCCGGTCGTATCGGAAACAACCACTATAAAGTTGGCAGCCCAAGTATGTATGAGAATTTATCTGCCGAAATCACAACTCAAATTGACCAAATGAGAATGTCCGGTCAGACGGTCATTCTGCTTGCCAAAAATGATGAAGTTAAAGCATTATTCGGAATTGCTGATGAAATCAGGGAACATTCTCCTAAGGTCATCGAGCAACTGAAAAGACTCGGCGTCAAAGAGTCGATTTTACTGACTGGGGATCACAACAGAACTGCACAAGCGATCAGTGAAAAAGTCGGGATCAAACGCTATCTAGCCGATTTACTTCCTGACGATAAGCAAGACCAAATAAAGAAACTCCAAGAAGAATATGGTGGAGTAGCTATGGTCGGTGATGGCGTGAATGATGCCCCTGCTTTAGCAACTTCTGACGTCGGTATTGCCATGGGAGGAGCTGGTACTGATACAGCTCTAGAAACTGCAGATATCGCCTTAATGGGTGATGATATCGAGAAACTCCCATTCACTGTTAAACTCAGTCGCCGAGCATTGAACATCATTAAACAGAACATCGCTTTCGCATTAGGAATAAAAATAATTGCCCTTCTGTTAGTCGTTCCAGGATGGCTTACTCTATGGATCGCCATTCTAGCAGACGTCGGTGCAACACTACTTGTCACATTCAATGGAATGAGATTATTGAAGAACGAACGAAAAGCCAACTAG